The DNA window CACAGACGGGGTGTTTCGGACGAACGTCCACCAGCGGTCGACTCTACCGTGAGCGAGGCAACATCTGCCGCGCGTGACGGGATGGATCCACAGTGTGACGGTGGAGCGGTGATTTTTGACGCGTTCGGGGACGAAAACGGTCTCGCCGGGATTGAGAAAGCACACATCTCTCGCGAACGACTCGGCCACGTTGCAGCGGCCATACCCTTATACACATAATAGTCGATCTAGATTTTTGCGTTTGTCCCTAATACACCCGTTTTACCATCCAAACATCAACGCTAATCGTTATATGTGACTGGCCCATCCCACTCAGACGTGATTTGGAACACATCTATGAGGCAAGTTGGAGAAACGGTGGACAAACAACCACAATACGCAGATAGTTTCGACGGATCAGTGGAGGGATGGGCATGATCGATCCCGTGCTCCTCGAGATTAGTGCCGAAGAGGTCGAGTCGCTCGCGACGGGGGTCAACCTCGTGTGGATGCTCGCCGCGACGTTCCTGATCTTCTTCATGCACGCCGGATTCGCGATGCTCGAGGCGGGACAGGTCCGCTCGAAGAACGTCGCGAACCAGTTGACGAAGAACATGCTAACTTGGGCGGTCGGAATTCTCGTGTTCTTCGCGATCGGAATGGGCATTTCGAACAACGTCGGGACGATACTCGGCGGTGGCAGCGGTTCCAGCGCGCTGACACAGTTCGGCGTCGATGGCGGCTACGACATGGCCGAAATCCTGTTTAGCGCGGTGTTCGCGATGACCGCCGCGACGATCGTGTCCGGTGCAGTGGCGGGCCGCGCGAAATTGCGCGCCTACGTCACGTACACGTTCTTGCTCGCCGCAGTCATCTACCCGGTCGTCGCCGCGATGGTCTGGTATGCACCAGGCGCCGACGCTCCGATCCTCGATAGTCTCGGCTTCGCCGACTTCGCGGGCGGGATGGTCGTCCACGGCGTCGGCGGCGTCGCCGGGCTAACCGCAGCCTGGATTCTCGGCGCTCGCATGGACAAGTACAACGACGACGGCAGCGTCAACATCATCCCCGGTCACTCGCTGACGTTTGCCGTGCTGGGGACGCTGATCCTCTGTTTCGGCTGGTTCGGCTTCAACGTCGGGACGGCCGCGACGGTGTTTAACCCCGAATCGGCCGCCGATGGGGTCCTCGAGCTCGGTGACTTCGGATACGTCGGCAGTGTCGCGATCGTCACCGCCCTCGGGATGGGACTCGGTGCACTCGGTGCCTCGAGCGTCTCGCTGGCACTGAACGGGAAGGTCGATACACTCTACGTCGCCAACGGCATGCTCGCCGGCCTCGTCGGCGTCACGGGTCCGACGGACCTCATCACACCGATGGGTGCGATCGCGATCGGATTTATTGCCGGCGCACAGCTGCCGATCGTCTTCAAACTCGTCGACGAGAAACTCAAGATCGACGACGTCTGTGCAGTGTTCCCGGTCCACGGGACTGCAGGGATGCTCGGACTGATACTCTACCCACTCTGGTCGCTCGAGGGAACCGCCATTGGTGGCGGCGTCATCTCCGGCGGCATCCTCTCGATCGAAGCGAGTGCGTTCGCACCACAGATCATCGGCGTTGCGGTCATTACGATCTGGACGGTCGCGGCAACTGCAGCCGTCTGGGGCGCCTTCAAGGCCATCGGTGAAGCTCGAGTCACGCCAGATCACGAACGCGACGGACTCGATCTCGCCGAGCACGGCGTCGACACCTACCCAGAGTTCGGTGGGCCAGACGTCGCGACCGACGGCGGCTACACCGACGATAAGGCCATCCGCACGGACGGCGGGGAGGTGAACGAAGAGAAACGATCCTCGTCAGAGCTCCGCGCTGACGGTGGTGAGCCGAACGACGGCGAACTCAAGCTGGTCACCGCGATCATCCGGCCCGACCGACTCGGTGCGGTCAAGAAGGGGCTCGCCGAAATCGGCGCGCCGTCACTTACCGTCACGAACGTCTCCGGACGCGGCTCCCAGCCCGCCAAGAAGGGCCAGTGGCGCGGCGAAGAGTACACGGTTGACCTCCACCAGAAGGTCAAAATCGAGTGTGTCGTCGCGGACATTCCGGCCGGCGATGTCGTCGACGCCATCGCGGACGCCGCGAACACCGGCGAACCCGGTGACGGGAAAATCTTCGTGATCCCCGTCGAGGGTGCCTACCAGGTCCGGACCGGAAACAGCGGACAGGACGCCGTCTGAAGTCAGTTCGCGAGGGGGTGCTGGTTTTCTTCTCGGTTTGACCTTCTGAGTTCCTCGCATCCGGATTCTGACGCTCCGATAGGCCGGAGACACGCCACGAAAACCACCCAATCTGCCAATACGTTTATTCGTCCTGATTGTGAGGTCTCGAGTGAATGTCAGGACAACGCGGTAAGGGGCGAGAACAGGTGGGCGGGACGGAGATGCGCTACGACGAATCGGACGGTGGGGAACGTGAATCCGCGCGACAGACGCGCTCGGCGAGAACGGAGATGGCGTTACTCGAGGACGAAACGGTGCTCGTCGACGCGCAACCGACGTGGTGGGCGTGGGCAGGTCACCTCGTCGTTGCAGCAGTGATCGCACTCGTCGGCATCGTACTCGGTGACGGTATCGCCGTTCTCAGTGTGCTCGTGAGCGTCGCGATTGCGGGGTACGTCTGGTATCGTCGAAGCCGGGTGCACTATCTCATCACCGACAGACGAATCGTCGTCGTCGCGGGATTCTCGGCGCGGACGACGACCGAGACGTGGATGGAAGACGTACGGAGCATGCAGACGAAGGCGTCCGCGTTCGGTCGCCACCAGGGCTACGGGACGATCACCGTCTCTCACGCCGTGATTTCTCAGCGATTCAGTCGCACGTCGGGACTACGATTGCCGGGCGTTCCGGAGTACGAGCACGTCGCCGAGACGATTCGGCGGCGCCAATCCGAGCGAAAGGCCGTCGAGTACTGACGGCTGCGGACAACGACCGAACCTCGGTACTACTTTCCCGGTTCACGCCGAAGCACCCGGGTATGAACGACGACAACTCGCGCGAGCTGTACGATCGGGCGCTCTCGGTCATGCCCGGCGGGGTGAACTCGGCCGTTCGGGCGGCGATCGAACCCTATCCGTTCTTCGTCCAGAAAGGCGACGGCGGGCATGTCATCGACGCGGACGGCAACCGCTACATCGACTGGGTGATGGGCCTCGGTCCGCTCATGCTAGGCCACGACCTCCCACAGCCGGTGCAGTCACGAATTCAACAGAAAGCCAGCGAGGGACCGATGTACGGCACGCCCACCGAAATCGAAGTCGACCTCGCGGAGTTCGTCGTCCGCCACGTCCCGAGCGTCGAGAAGATTCGGTTCGTCAACTCCGGCACGGAGGCCACCGTCTCGGCGGTTCGGCTCGCTCGAGGTGCGACCGGTCGGAACAAGGTCGTGATCAACCAGGGCGGCTACCACGGCGCACAGGAGTCGACGCTGGTCGAGGGCGACGCCGAGAGCGTCGCGCCCTCCTCGGCCGGAATTCCTCAATCGTTCGCCGAGCACACGATTCCGGTGCCGTTCAACGACGAGACGGCCGTCCGCGAGGCCTTCGAGGAACACGGCGACGACATCGCGGCCGTCATGACCGAACCGATCCTCGGCAACTACGGCGTCGTCCACCCCGAAGACGGCTATCACGAGTTCCTCCGCGAGATCACCGAGGAACACGACTCGCTGCTCATCTTCGACGAGGTCATCACCGGCTTCCGCGTCGGCGGCCTCGGCTGCGCCCAGAGCGAGTTCGACGTCACGCCCGATCTGACGACGTTCGGGAAACTCATCGGCGGCGGCTTCCCCGTCGGTGCCATCGGTGGCCGCGCCGATCTTATCGAGCAGTTCGCTCCCTCCGGTCCCGTCTTCCAGGCCGGGACGTTCTCGGGCCACCCCGTCACGATGGCCGCCGGGCTCGAGACCCTACAGTTTGCCGCGGAGAACGACGTCTACGACCACATCGACGAACTCGGTGACCGACTCCGTGACGGGCTCTCGGATATCGTCGACGATCAGGCACCCGAGTACACCGTCGCCGGCACGGCCGGGATGTTCAAAGTGATCTTCACCCGCGACGGCGAAGCGCCACGGAACGCCGCGGACGTGAAAAACGCCGAAACCGACCGCTGGCGGCGGATCTTCTGGGGCCAGATGAAAGAACAGGGCGTCTTCCTCTCCCAGAATCAATTCGAGTGTCAGTTCGTCAGCTACGGTCACACCGACGAAGACGTCGACGAGACGCTCGAGGCGTACAAACACGCGCTGTAAGCGACGAGCAGATCGTTCGGACGATCGCGTAGACGGGCACGGTAGCACGCACCCTCGAGATGAGAACGCACGTCGACGAACTCGGCTGGGAACGGGTGATCGAGCGACTGTTGTACCTGTTTCCGCCGGTGATCGGCGTCGGAATCGTCGGCGTCCTGCAGGAAACAGAACCCGGCGTTCCGGGCTTGCAGTTCGGGTTGCTCGTGCTGGGGAGTATCGGGTACACGGTCCTGACGCTCGGCGTCTTCGTCGCGATCTTTTTCGACGCGCGACGGATTCGGCGGCGGCCGCGAGCGAGTGGCAACTGGACGCCCAACCCGTGGCTCAACGCCGGCATAGCCCTCGTCTCTGCGCCGATCGCGGGCGTGATCTACCTCGCGCGTCGACACCGACGCTTTGGCACGCAATCGGGGTGGGACGGCTGGTGGCTCGTCGTTGCCCTCTCGCTCGTGACGACGGTGGGCGGGTTCGTCGCCGCCCTCGTGGCGATCGTGTTCACGATTCCGGGGCTCCTCGGCGCGGCGATCGGACTCGCGGGGGCGATCGCCTTCGGCACGTTCCCGGTCGCGATCCATCAGGACGCCGCCTACGTCTGTACGGAAGGAGGGGCGTGGCGACCGAATCCGGGCGTCTACCTGGCCATCGCGTTTCTCAGCCTTTCCGTGCCGGTGATCCAGCCCGTCGTCGCGGGCTACTATCTCGTTCGGCGACGAGGCGAACTGGGCACACCCTGAGGTCGCGTCGCGTTCGAACGGGACACCTCGTTCGTGCCACGAAGAGCGAGTATAGCGCTCGAGTCGGAACGTGAAACGCCTGGAGCGCCCGAAGCGCTCGACTCAGACACTCCCCGTAGAAACCTGGGTGCGGCCGGATCGTCGGCGCGATCGGCGACACGAGCCTCGGACGAATCCGTCGGAAGCGGCGGAGAGAAAGTCAGTTACCGTCGTCGTACTCGTACTCTTCTTCCGGATCCTCGACACCCTCGGTTCGGGAACCGACCCACGCGCCGAGCGAGAGGCCGTAGACGAGGTGGCCCGCGTGGAACAAGGCGAGTTCGTCGGCCTCGAGTCGGATATCGAGGACCTCCTTGAGCATGATCTGTGAGCCAAACGCCGAGAGGACCATGCCGTAGATCGACCCCCAGACGATGCCGCGCTGTTCGGGCTCGATCGATCGTTCGGCGTCCTGGAGGGCGAACAGCGCGCCGAAGATCGCTCCGGCCTGCACGCCGTAGACGAAGTGTAACAGGAGGCCCACAATCGGGTGATCCTCGGGGTCGCCGCCGGAGACGTACTGCGACCAGAAGTTCGCGGATGGCGGCAGCGACCGGAGGATCGGCAATCGAAACGCCGTCATGATGATCGTCGCGACGAACCCCGCCTGAAGCCCTCGAACCGCCGCGCCGCTCGCGTGTTCGACGCGCGAGTGCGAGTCGGCGGACTCCGGATCGGTTCGGGTGCGACTCGCCGAACGGACTCGCCGGACGAAATCGGAGACAATCATCGTGTTCTCGAGGAGTCCACGCACAGTGACTTAACACTCAGGTGTGCAATGGATGGGTCGACGGTGCGGTGAGCGCCTGAGCGGGCGAGCCACGACAACGCGCTTTTGCCCGTCGGGGACGAACGGCGGGATATGACTACGGTCGAGGCGAAACTCGAGGCCGCTCGGGACGACCTCGAAGGCCACGACGGCGTGTTAGTGGCCTTCTCCGGTGGGGTCGACTCGAGCGTCGTGGCCGCACTCGCACACGACGCCCTCGGCGAAGACGCGGTCGCCTGTACGGCAAAGAGCGAGACGCTCCCCGAGGCCGAACTCGAGGACGCCCGCGCGGTCGCCGAGGAAATCGGTATCCGCCACGAAGTCGTCTCCTTCTCCGAACTCGAGAGCGACGCCTTCGTCGAGAACGACGACGAACGCTGCTATCACTGCCGGACGATGCGACTCGGCGAGATGCTCGAGACGGCCCGCGAACTGGGGGTCGAGACGGTCTGCGACGGGACGAACGCGGACGACCCGGGCGCAGGACACCGACCCGGATTGCAGGCGGTCGACGAACTCGAGATCCACTCGCCGCTTTTGGCCCACGACGTGCGCAAAGACGAGGTTCGCGAAATCGCGACCCACTACGGCCTCTCGGTCGCGGACAAGCCCTCGATGGCCTGTCTCTCCTCGCGGATTCCGACCGGACTCGAGGTCACCGAAGAGAGGCTCACGCGCGTTGAGCACGCCGAAGCGCTGTTGCGCCAGTGGGGATTCGATCAGTTCCGCGTGCGCGATCACGACGGGTTGGCGCGCATCGAAGTCGCTCCCGACGAACTCGAGCGTGCGCTCCAACGCGAGTTCGTCGAGACGGTTCGCGAGGAACTCGAGGGGCTTGGATTCGATCACGTCACGCTCGACCTCCACGGCTACCGGACGGGGAGCGTCAGCCCCGAAAGCGAGGAGGCGAGTCGCGAGGACGCCGACGCGGCCGCGGACGAGCCACTCGTCGACGACGTCTTTGCCGCCGAGTCTCGAACGGACGACTGATCAGCCCCACTCGAGTCAGACTGAGGAGAGAAGAGATTGCAGATTCTCGATCGTTCGAAAGGCGAGACTCGAGTTCGACATAGTTCCAGAATATAACCGCCTTCTCCGTGGAAAACCCACCAATGGAGGTAGTTCTGCGTTTCCGTCCGGGAATATTGCACAATTCGATACGGACGTTGTGATAGGGGCGGTATCACTGGTTGATGGATGCAGACGTCCCGTTCGAGTGGACCACAGAAGACCGTCGGACGTACACTCCGGCCGACACGGACCGAGATATGCAGTATCACACCTATCGCCACGAGTCGGGTGATATCCGACTCAAGGTCGCCCCGGCGTCACTCGACGGCGAAGATCACCCGGGGTACGCGCTGACCGCGACGACGTATCCCGGCCTCGACCTCTCCGAGACGATCCGCGTTCGAACCGTTCTCACCTTCGAACGCTGTACGCGTATCGCCACCCAGTTCATGGATCTCTTTTCGGCCAGCTA is part of the Natronorubrum sediminis genome and encodes:
- a CDS encoding ammonium transporter — encoded protein: MIDPVLLEISAEEVESLATGVNLVWMLAATFLIFFMHAGFAMLEAGQVRSKNVANQLTKNMLTWAVGILVFFAIGMGISNNVGTILGGGSGSSALTQFGVDGGYDMAEILFSAVFAMTAATIVSGAVAGRAKLRAYVTYTFLLAAVIYPVVAAMVWYAPGADAPILDSLGFADFAGGMVVHGVGGVAGLTAAWILGARMDKYNDDGSVNIIPGHSLTFAVLGTLILCFGWFGFNVGTAATVFNPESAADGVLELGDFGYVGSVAIVTALGMGLGALGASSVSLALNGKVDTLYVANGMLAGLVGVTGPTDLITPMGAIAIGFIAGAQLPIVFKLVDEKLKIDDVCAVFPVHGTAGMLGLILYPLWSLEGTAIGGGVISGGILSIEASAFAPQIIGVAVITIWTVAATAAVWGAFKAIGEARVTPDHERDGLDLAEHGVDTYPEFGGPDVATDGGYTDDKAIRTDGGEVNEEKRSSSELRADGGEPNDGELKLVTAIIRPDRLGAVKKGLAEIGAPSLTVTNVSGRGSQPAKKGQWRGEEYTVDLHQKVKIECVVADIPAGDVVDAIADAANTGEPGDGKIFVIPVEGAYQVRTGNSGQDAV
- a CDS encoding PH domain-containing protein, with product MSGQRGKGREQVGGTEMRYDESDGGERESARQTRSARTEMALLEDETVLVDAQPTWWAWAGHLVVAAVIALVGIVLGDGIAVLSVLVSVAIAGYVWYRRSRVHYLITDRRIVVVAGFSARTTTETWMEDVRSMQTKASAFGRHQGYGTITVSHAVISQRFSRTSGLRLPGVPEYEHVAETIRRRQSERKAVEY
- the hemL gene encoding glutamate-1-semialdehyde 2,1-aminomutase, with the protein product MNDDNSRELYDRALSVMPGGVNSAVRAAIEPYPFFVQKGDGGHVIDADGNRYIDWVMGLGPLMLGHDLPQPVQSRIQQKASEGPMYGTPTEIEVDLAEFVVRHVPSVEKIRFVNSGTEATVSAVRLARGATGRNKVVINQGGYHGAQESTLVEGDAESVAPSSAGIPQSFAEHTIPVPFNDETAVREAFEEHGDDIAAVMTEPILGNYGVVHPEDGYHEFLREITEEHDSLLIFDEVITGFRVGGLGCAQSEFDVTPDLTTFGKLIGGGFPVGAIGGRADLIEQFAPSGPVFQAGTFSGHPVTMAAGLETLQFAAENDVYDHIDELGDRLRDGLSDIVDDQAPEYTVAGTAGMFKVIFTRDGEAPRNAADVKNAETDRWRRIFWGQMKEQGVFLSQNQFECQFVSYGHTDEDVDETLEAYKHAL
- a CDS encoding DUF6789 family protein, which produces MIVSDFVRRVRSASRTRTDPESADSHSRVEHASGAAVRGLQAGFVATIIMTAFRLPILRSLPPSANFWSQYVSGGDPEDHPIVGLLLHFVYGVQAGAIFGALFALQDAERSIEPEQRGIVWGSIYGMVLSAFGSQIMLKEVLDIRLEADELALFHAGHLVYGLSLGAWVGSRTEGVEDPEEEYEYDDGN
- the larE gene encoding ATP-dependent sacrificial sulfur transferase LarE; this encodes MTTVEAKLEAARDDLEGHDGVLVAFSGGVDSSVVAALAHDALGEDAVACTAKSETLPEAELEDARAVAEEIGIRHEVVSFSELESDAFVENDDERCYHCRTMRLGEMLETARELGVETVCDGTNADDPGAGHRPGLQAVDELEIHSPLLAHDVRKDEVREIATHYGLSVADKPSMACLSSRIPTGLEVTEERLTRVEHAEALLRQWGFDQFRVRDHDGLARIEVAPDELERALQREFVETVREELEGLGFDHVTLDLHGYRTGSVSPESEEASREDADAAADEPLVDDVFAAESRTDD